The following are encoded together in the Methanobrevibacter arboriphilus JCM 13429 = DSM 1125 genome:
- a CDS encoding YfcE family phosphodiesterase — MMIGLISDTFIPDKVSKLPLEVLNIFEGVDLIIHAGNLASMDVKKDLEKIAPVLAVQGDRDREYGLDLPKTIIRTVEGFKIGVNHGEVHPKGDTQQLYYLAKELGVDVLISGHTHQPLIERIDNILLLNPGSPTAPIFSIPTVMILKFENNELDVEMKKITSE; from the coding sequence ATGATGATTGGATTGATTTCAGATACCTTTATTCCAGATAAAGTAAGTAAATTGCCGTTAGAAGTGTTGAATATTTTTGAAGGTGTGGATCTTATTATTCATGCTGGGAATTTAGCTTCTATGGATGTTAAAAAAGATTTGGAAAAGATTGCTCCAGTTTTAGCTGTTCAAGGAGATAGGGACAGAGAATATGGTTTAGATCTTCCAAAAACTATTATAAGAACTGTTGAAGGGTTTAAAATTGGGGTTAATCATGGTGAAGTTCATCCAAAAGGAGATACACAGCAGTTATATTATTTAGCAAAAGAACTTGGTGTAGATGTTTTAATTAGTGGACATACTCATCAACCATTAATTGAAAGAATTGATAATATTCTTCTTTTAAACCCTGGAAGCCCTACAGCACCAATTTTTAGTATTCCTACTGTAATGATATTAAAATTTGAAAATAATGAATTAGATGTTGAAATGAAAAAAATCACATCAGAATAA
- a CDS encoding beta strand repeat-containing protein, protein MFTINKFFKPIIFVICVLFIFLALSSVSAANHNFTTANTTQQFQNVINNDNDNELLISFDDGTYNDWGQLNISRNATIVGKNRGGAKFTTSSGTLFNITATNVKIINLTISGYATAIKSNCSDLTISDNDITTSNVSIGLNSSGGANPITGVIIKNNIIKSSISTDYHGAVSLFGNTYMYDMSVFDVLFSGNNITDGSSGVYLRYSMAANLIFENNNITGTDYGVFIFKSGGDSNYANITFANNNIRATSGDGVYMSVSGSNNSNITFANNNITGSSRGVYLSTSVSNNSNITFANNNITSRSYCVYLPISNINYANITFANNNIISIASESALNSFYLDASSNTCNYINITFANNKITGKSGYGFHLDLRYSHYINVTVANNNITDTVIERGVYLVYGSIFNVTVANNNITGTAHGVYLYSSSNNSNITLVNNNIRATFGRGVDLEAYTTNNTNITFANNNITCDNYGVYVSFSSGSFKDFNFLNNTINATYGDGFYFYGGNNVSVTDLIIRGNNIIAHGAGLNFTDFYPDAHVNATVEYNRIIAPVGVNFTNINDNSSFNFNWWGVNNITGKILGVDTLNHYILNITNTSSLDDVHSGDNVSFMLLVLNTTLNNDGVEFLPDFVVNGTFNGDKFNSSRDDGFVYNATATTGTQTLAATLDNVNDNVVFNDPLATNSTIIVNPDPVNIGNNVTISGELVGYIGNGSDSLTVSVDGNVYDDVIINSTGGWSLNYTTNHTGTITVNVTYAGNDNYTAFINSTSFEVLRNSTNSTIIVNPNPVSIGENVTISGQLDNFTGITGFNVTIDGNLYTDISVNGTGGWNLNYTTNKTGNITVIVSFTGNENYTSFSNSTSFEVLRNSTNSSIVVVPSSVNIGENVTISGQLDNFTGITGVNVTIDGNLYVV, encoded by the coding sequence ATGTTTACAATAAATAAATTTTTTAAGCCAATTATTTTTGTTATATGTGTTTTATTTATCTTTTTAGCTTTATCTAGTGTTAGTGCAGCTAATCATAATTTTACTACAGCTAATACTACTCAACAGTTTCAAAATGTTATTAATAATGATAATGATAATGAGTTATTGATTAGTTTTGATGATGGTACGTATAATGATTGGGGTCAGCTTAATATTAGTCGTAATGCTACTATTGTTGGTAAAAACCGTGGTGGTGCTAAATTCACAACATCTAGTGGTACTTTGTTTAATATTACTGCTACTAATGTAAAGATTATTAATTTAACTATTAGTGGCTATGCTACAGCTATAAAATCTAATTGTAGTGATTTGACTATTAGTGATAATGATATTACTACTTCTAATGTTAGTATTGGTTTAAATAGTAGTGGTGGTGCCAATCCTATAACAGGCGTTATTATTAAGAATAATATTATTAAATCCAGTATATCTACTGATTATCATGGTGCTGTTTCTTTATTCGGTAACACTTATATGTATGATATGTCTGTTTTTGATGTTTTATTTAGTGGTAATAATATAACTGATGGTTCTTCTGGTGTATACTTACGTTATAGTATGGCTGCTAATTTGATTTTTGAAAACAACAACATCACAGGAACAGACTATGGTGTTTTTATATTTAAAAGTGGAGGCGACAGCAACTACGCCAATATAACCTTTGCCAACAACAACATCAGAGCAACATCCGGCGATGGTGTTTATATGAGTGTATCCGGCAGCAACAACTCCAATATAACCTTTGCCAACAACAACATCACAGGAAGTTCCCGTGGTGTTTATCTGTCTACATCCGTCAGCAACAACTCCAATATAACCTTTGCCAACAACAACATCACATCACGTTCCTATTGTGTTTATCTGCCTATATCCAACATCAACTACGCCAATATAACCTTCGCCAACAACAACATAATCAGCATCGCCTCAGAATCAGCATTAAATAGTTTTTATCTGGATGCATCCAGCAACACCTGCAACTACATCAATATAACCTTTGCCAACAACAAAATCACAGGAAAATCAGGCTATGGTTTTCATCTGGATCTAAGATACAGCCACTACATCAATGTAACCGTTGCCAACAACAACATCACAGACACAGTAATAGAACGTGGTGTTTATTTGGTCTACGGCAGCATCTTCAATGTAACCGTTGCCAACAACAACATCACAGGAACAGCACATGGTGTTTATCTGTATTCATCCAGCAACAACTCCAATATAACCTTAGTCAACAACAACATCAGAGCAACATTCGGCCGTGGTGTTGATCTGGAGGCATACACCACCAACAACACCAATATAACCTTTGCCAACAACAATATTACTTGTGATAATTATGGTGTTTATGTTTCTTTCAGTAGTGGTAGTTTTAAGGATTTTAATTTCTTGAATAATACTATTAATGCTACTTATGGTGATGGTTTTTATTTCTATGGTGGTAATAATGTTAGTGTGACTGATCTTATTATTCGTGGTAATAATATCATTGCTCATGGTGCTGGTTTGAATTTTACTGATTTTTATCCTGATGCTCATGTTAATGCTACTGTTGAATATAATAGGATTATTGCTCCTGTGGGTGTGAATTTCACTAATATTAATGATAATAGTAGTTTTAATTTTAATTGGTGGGGTGTTAATAATATAACTGGTAAAATTTTGGGTGTTGATACTCTTAATCATTATATTTTGAATATTACTAATACATCTAGTTTAGATGATGTTCATTCTGGTGATAATGTTAGTTTTATGTTATTAGTTTTGAATACTACGCTTAATAATGATGGTGTTGAATTTTTACCTGATTTTGTTGTTAATGGAACTTTTAATGGTGATAAGTTTAATAGTAGTCGTGATGATGGTTTTGTTTATAATGCAACAGCTACAACTGGCACTCAAACTTTAGCTGCTACTTTAGATAATGTAAATGATAATGTAGTTTTTAATGACCCATTAGCTACTAATTCTACTATTATTGTTAATCCAGATCCTGTGAATATTGGCAACAATGTTACTATTTCTGGTGAGCTTGTTGGTTATATTGGTAATGGCTCTGATTCTTTGACTGTTAGTGTTGATGGTAATGTTTATGATGATGTTATTATTAATTCTACTGGTGGTTGGAGTCTTAATTACACAACTAATCATACAGGAACTATAACTGTTAATGTTACTTATGCTGGTAATGATAATTATACTGCTTTTATTAATAGTACTAGTTTTGAAGTTTTAAGGAATAGTACTAATTCTACTATTATTGTTAATCCAAATCCTGTGAGTATTGGTGAGAATGTTACTATTTCTGGTCAGTTGGATAATTTTACTGGTATAACTGGTTTTAATGTTACTATTGATGGTAATCTTTACACAGATATTTCTGTTAATGGTACTGGTGGTTGGAATCTTAATTACACAACTAACAAAACAGGTAATATAACAGTAATTGTTAGTTTCACTGGTAATGAGAATTATACTAGTTTTAGTAATAGTACTAGTTTTGAAGTTTTAAGGAATAGTACTAATTCTAGTATAGTTGTTGTTCCTTCTAGTGTTAATATTGGTGAGAATGTTACTATTTCTGGTCAGTTGGATAATTTTACTGGTATAACTGGTGTTAATGTTACTATTGATGGTAATCTTTACGTCGTGG
- a CDS encoding CBS domain-containing protein: MLTSVQKEILQTLINLYQTSDGKSIKGEDIAEVMNRNPGTIRNQMQSLRSLSLVKGVPGPRGGYKPTIEAYHTLNISVTDNESNVPMFKEGNPVEGVSVAKIEFTSIPNPGECEAAIKVLGSIKDLNLGDTVRIGPTPVNNLGIIGEIVGRDDMDNILLLDTTTIRSIPKKVVKEIASLDLVFLNPDDTIKEASMLLSEKVIDGAPVIENNNIIGILTLSDIVWALAQSKESLTVKDIMQKDVVTINQNLRVANAVETMYNKNIGRLILVDDDGIPVGIVTKTDVVNSITNLEDFPLIKLNK, translated from the coding sequence ATGCTTACATCTGTACAAAAAGAGATCCTTCAAACACTAATCAACTTGTATCAAACTTCCGATGGAAAATCTATAAAAGGTGAAGATATAGCTGAGGTTATGAATAGGAATCCTGGGACTATACGTAATCAAATGCAATCTTTAAGGAGTTTGAGTCTAGTTAAGGGAGTTCCTGGTCCTCGTGGAGGATATAAACCTACTATTGAAGCTTATCATACTTTAAATATTTCGGTGACTGACAATGAGTCTAATGTTCCAATGTTTAAGGAAGGAAATCCTGTTGAAGGAGTTTCAGTAGCTAAAATTGAATTTACTAGTATTCCAAATCCTGGGGAATGTGAAGCAGCTATAAAAGTTTTAGGTAGTATTAAAGATTTAAATCTAGGAGATACTGTTCGTATTGGTCCAACTCCTGTTAATAATTTGGGGATTATTGGAGAAATCGTTGGTAGGGATGATATGGATAATATACTTCTTTTAGATACAACTACTATTAGAAGTATTCCTAAAAAAGTTGTTAAAGAGATTGCATCATTAGATTTAGTCTTTTTAAATCCTGATGATACTATTAAAGAGGCATCTATGCTTCTATCTGAAAAAGTTATTGATGGAGCTCCTGTAATTGAAAATAATAATATTATTGGAATTTTAACTTTAAGTGATATTGTTTGGGCATTAGCTCAATCTAAAGAGTCTTTAACTGTTAAAGATATTATGCAAAAAGACGTTGTTACTATTAATCAAAATTTAAGGGTAGCTAATGCTGTTGAAACTATGTATAATAAAAATATTGGTAGGTTAATTTTGGTTGATGATGATGGAATTCCAGTTGGTATTGTTACAAAAACTGATGTTGTAAATTCAATTACTAACTTAGAAGATTTTCCATTGATTAAATTAAACAAGTAA